From Cucurbita pepo subsp. pepo cultivar mu-cu-16 unplaced genomic scaffold, ASM280686v2 Cp4.1_scaffold000560, whole genome shotgun sequence, one genomic window encodes:
- the LOC111785557 gene encoding uncharacterized protein LOC111785557 → MENHQILAKSKLGFSASFREAFKILFNHPNFISLVLISSFPLFASLLAHHILLHPTFIQLLKLLSEENPSDPSPRYIIRCRLDGSTACISQRSSDDNNFKATLSHKFLISTLISSALIFFLDLLSTISTVSISAAIYGGNSQMGFKQMLVEVRKRVAVRLRGSLATSLYALILASLTLLGLIALSTNMFLMPKSSFIFGTIFVFLLTKFIEWSAIWNMGIVISILDKNHGYIAIGVAAYLSRGRRKLGLSLMLVFFALKVALGLPCLYALWNQGSCGALGNVVSVSFKCVGDILMWIVLMVYFYDCKRQFLEKKIDLENNGKAIEATQQ, encoded by the coding sequence ATGGAAAACCACCAAATTCTGGCGAAATCCAAACTGGGCTTCTCTGCTTCATTCAGAGAAGCCTTCAAAATCCTCTTTAATCATCCAAACTTCATCTCCCTCGTCCTCATCTCCTCCTTCCCCCTCTTCGCCTCCCTCCTCGCCCACCACATTCTCCTTCACCCAACCTTCATTCAACTCCTCAAACTTCTCTCAGAAGAAAATCCATCTGATCCATCTCCAAGGTACATCATCAGGTGTCGATTAGATGGCAGCACAGCCTGCATCTCGCAGCGCTCCTCTGATGACAACAACTTCAAAGCAACTCTCTCCCACAAGTTTCTGATATCAACTCTCATCTCTTCAgcactcatcttcttcctagACCTTCTCTCCACAATCTCAACAGTATCTATATCAGCAGCAATATATGGAGGAAACTCCCAAATGGGTTTCAAACAGATGCTAGTTGAAGTCAGAAAGCGAGTGGCTGTAAGACTGAGAGGCTCATTGGCAACATCTCTGTATGCTCTTATACTTGCTTCACTAACTCTATTGGGTTTAATCGCTTTGTcaacaaacatgtttttgaTGCCAAAAAGCTCATTTATCTTTGGGACAATCTTTGTATTTCTGTTGACAAAATTCATAGAGTGGAGCGCTATTTGGAACATGGGAATTGTTATCTCAATCTTGGATAAGAACCATGGCTACATAGCAATTGGAGTGGCAGCATATCTAAGCAGAGGCAGGAGGAAGTTAGGGCTAAGTTTGATGCTGgttttctttgctttgaaGGTGGCTCTTGGGCTGCCATGTCTCTATGCTTTGTGGAATCAGGGGAGTTGTGGGGCATTGGGGAATGTGGTGTCCGTGAGTTTCAAGTGTGTGGGGGATATTCTAATGTGGATTGTTCTTATGGTTTATTTCTATGACTGTAAGAGGCAGTTTCTGGAGAAGAAGATCGATTTGGAGAATAATGGTAAAGCCATTGAAGCTACTCAACAATAA